A window of Paraburkholderia bryophila contains these coding sequences:
- a CDS encoding ArsR/SmtB family transcription factor yields the protein MHAQPNLSATAFLIADAARASMLMALVDGRALPAGELAYAAGVTAQTASSHLAKLLDGGLVAVEKQGRHRYYRLANPHVAVALESLASIGTQRVVRRKSLGREAGKLRFARCCYDHLAGQAGVAITQHLMQRGFLSAADDKRFEVTPAGAAWFCKLGLDIAAVKPGRHGIARQCLDWSERQHHLAGPLGVGFLDLLCAKGWLRRADTSRAVQITQEGWVGLRDHLGLTPESIERCAPVAECP from the coding sequence ATGCATGCCCAGCCCAATTTGTCCGCCACTGCTTTTCTGATCGCCGACGCCGCGCGCGCCTCGATGCTGATGGCATTGGTCGACGGCCGCGCGCTGCCCGCCGGCGAACTCGCTTATGCGGCCGGCGTCACCGCGCAGACGGCCAGCAGCCATCTGGCGAAGCTGCTCGATGGTGGTCTGGTCGCCGTGGAAAAGCAGGGGCGTCACCGTTACTACCGGCTCGCGAATCCGCATGTCGCCGTGGCGCTTGAAAGTCTCGCGTCGATCGGCACGCAACGGGTTGTGCGTCGCAAATCGCTCGGCCGCGAAGCGGGCAAGTTGCGTTTTGCGCGCTGCTGCTACGACCATCTGGCCGGGCAGGCCGGTGTGGCGATTACGCAGCATCTGATGCAGCGCGGTTTTCTTTCCGCCGCGGACGACAAACGGTTCGAGGTCACACCGGCCGGCGCGGCATGGTTCTGTAAGCTGGGACTCGATATCGCTGCAGTGAAGCCCGGGCGGCACGGCATTGCGCGTCAGTGTCTCGACTGGTCGGAGCGCCAGCATCATCTGGCCGGTCCGCTCGGTGTGGGTTTTCTCGATCTGTTGTGCGCCAAAGGCTGGTTGCGGCGTGCCGACACCTCGCGGGCCGTGCAGATCACGCAGGAAGGCTGGGTGGGATTGCGGGATCATCTGGGGCTGACGCCGGAGTCGATCGAACGTTGCGCGCCGGTCGCCGAGTGTCCTTGA